A section of the Marinimicrobium koreense genome encodes:
- a CDS encoding efflux RND transporter permease subunit, translated as MRFTDAFIRKPVLATVVSLFLLLLGARAGFDLNVRQFPEIKNAVVTVSTTYIGADADLIQGFITKPMEREVAAAEGIDYVKSTSSAGVSSVQAFLRLDYDPNEALTQIAAQVNALRSQLPENAEDPVVTLSVGQDTAAMYLSFYSDLLDNNQITDYLVRVVEPQLATIQGVQRARILGARTFAMRIWLDPQQMAAFGLTGSEVSTALRANNVLAALGRTKGQMVAIDLNAGTDLRSVEAFENLVVSSNGDSIVRLRDVAKVELGAESYDSSVSFNGEAATFIGIEISPDSNALDVIARVRDVWDNDIIPELPEGLSADIPYDSTEYIESAIDEVVITIVLALIIVVLVIYAFLGSVRSVIVPAVAVPLSLVGTFFLMWILGFSINLLTLLAMVLAIGIVVDDAIIMLENIQRHVEEGMSRLDASLLGAQQLAWPIVAMSTTLVAVFIPLGFVGGLTGVLFVEFAFTLASTVVLSGVVALTLSPMMCSKILRSRDAGGERPKLEVWLDDRFEKLRGRYQRTLHGTLNSMPVVLVFAAIILVSCYFLFVSSRAELEPAEDQGFVFSQATADAYATLDYLEINTRHIEQLMEDIPELENLFIINGTSGTNVGIAGFVMAPWDQRERSTDEILQNDIQPFLNNLPGVNVFATVPPSLPSPGGGGPPIQFVVGSTQPYQVMDEVVDEIVQQAQQSGKFIFIDSDLKIDRPRETVEIDREKAALMGVDMQRAAADLGSLTGGGYVGRFSLDNRSYRVIPQVERSERLNPSQLEDYYTRNREGELVPLSSLVTLESSVQPRSLNGFQQLNAVTISGVPMPGVAFGDALGELDRIASEVMPEGFSVDYAGQSRQLKQEGQQLVVTFFFALLVIFLVLAAQFESFRDSLIIMVTVPMSICGALIFISIGLTSINIYTQVGLLALIGLIAKHGILIVEFANQLQQEGRNKRDAIEEATSIRLRPILMTTAATVLGMVPLLIATGAGAGSRFAMGLVIASGMTIGTLFTLFVIPAVYLWMARDYHGEADPA; from the coding sequence ATGCGGTTTACAGATGCATTTATCCGCAAGCCAGTGCTGGCGACAGTGGTCAGCCTGTTTTTATTGTTACTGGGCGCGCGTGCCGGATTTGATCTCAATGTTCGCCAATTCCCGGAAATCAAGAACGCGGTGGTTACCGTGTCGACGACCTATATTGGCGCCGATGCCGACCTGATCCAGGGTTTTATCACCAAGCCCATGGAGCGGGAAGTGGCCGCGGCGGAAGGGATCGACTACGTCAAATCCACCTCTTCGGCCGGAGTGAGCAGCGTCCAGGCCTTTCTGCGCCTGGATTATGACCCGAATGAGGCCTTGACCCAGATTGCCGCTCAGGTCAACGCGCTGCGTTCACAGCTGCCAGAGAATGCCGAAGATCCGGTCGTAACCCTGTCAGTGGGGCAAGATACGGCCGCCATGTATCTGTCCTTTTATAGTGATCTTCTGGATAACAACCAGATTACCGACTACCTGGTGCGGGTGGTCGAACCACAGCTGGCGACCATTCAGGGGGTACAGCGTGCCCGAATACTGGGTGCCCGGACGTTTGCGATGCGTATCTGGCTCGATCCACAGCAGATGGCGGCTTTTGGGCTGACCGGGTCGGAAGTATCGACAGCACTGCGGGCCAACAACGTGCTGGCCGCATTGGGTCGCACCAAAGGGCAGATGGTGGCGATTGACCTGAATGCCGGTACTGATTTGCGCAGTGTAGAAGCATTTGAAAACCTGGTGGTCAGCTCCAATGGCGACAGCATTGTGCGGCTGCGGGATGTGGCAAAGGTAGAGCTCGGGGCCGAGAGCTACGACTCATCGGTCAGTTTCAATGGTGAAGCGGCGACCTTCATCGGCATTGAAATTTCCCCGGACTCCAACGCGCTAGATGTGATTGCCCGGGTGCGCGACGTCTGGGATAACGATATTATTCCTGAGCTACCAGAGGGGTTGAGCGCCGATATTCCCTACGATTCCACAGAGTATATCGAGAGCGCGATTGACGAGGTGGTCATCACCATTGTTCTCGCACTGATCATTGTGGTGTTGGTGATTTACGCCTTTCTCGGGTCGGTGCGCAGTGTCATCGTGCCGGCTGTGGCTGTACCGCTTTCCCTGGTGGGCACTTTCTTCCTCATGTGGATTCTGGGTTTCTCCATTAACCTGTTGACACTGTTGGCCATGGTGCTGGCGATCGGTATCGTCGTGGACGACGCGATCATCATGCTGGAGAACATTCAGCGTCACGTGGAAGAGGGCATGTCACGTCTGGATGCCTCCCTGCTGGGCGCCCAGCAACTGGCCTGGCCCATTGTGGCCATGTCGACGACACTGGTGGCGGTGTTTATTCCTTTGGGCTTTGTGGGTGGCCTGACAGGGGTGCTGTTCGTTGAATTTGCCTTTACCCTGGCGTCAACGGTGGTGCTCTCAGGGGTCGTGGCGCTCACACTGTCGCCGATGATGTGCTCGAAGATTTTGCGCTCAAGGGACGCGGGTGGTGAGCGTCCAAAGCTGGAAGTCTGGCTGGACGATCGTTTTGAGAAGTTACGCGGGCGTTACCAGCGCACACTTCACGGCACTCTGAACAGCATGCCAGTGGTTCTGGTATTTGCCGCCATCATTCTTGTGTCCTGTTATTTCCTGTTCGTTTCCAGTCGGGCCGAGCTTGAGCCGGCGGAGGATCAAGGGTTTGTCTTCTCCCAGGCGACCGCTGACGCCTACGCTACTCTCGACTATCTGGAAATCAATACCCGGCATATTGAACAGTTGATGGAAGATATTCCCGAGCTGGAAAATCTGTTTATCATCAATGGCACCAGTGGCACTAATGTCGGCATTGCGGGTTTTGTTATGGCGCCCTGGGACCAGCGGGAGCGCAGTACGGACGAGATTCTGCAGAACGATATACAACCGTTCCTGAATAATCTGCCGGGTGTGAATGTGTTTGCTACCGTGCCGCCTTCTCTGCCTTCACCGGGGGGCGGTGGTCCGCCCATCCAGTTTGTGGTCGGCTCAACCCAGCCCTACCAGGTGATGGACGAAGTGGTCGATGAGATCGTCCAGCAGGCCCAACAAAGCGGTAAGTTCATCTTTATTGACAGCGACCTGAAGATTGACCGCCCTCGTGAAACAGTGGAAATTGATCGCGAGAAAGCCGCGCTGATGGGGGTCGATATGCAGCGGGCGGCTGCGGACCTCGGCAGCTTGACCGGCGGCGGCTATGTGGGTCGTTTCTCACTGGATAACCGCTCTTACCGGGTTATTCCCCAGGTTGAACGATCTGAACGGTTGAATCCGAGTCAGCTGGAGGACTATTACACGCGTAACCGCGAAGGGGAGCTGGTACCGCTCTCATCCTTGGTAACACTTGAGTCTTCGGTTCAGCCTCGGTCACTAAACGGCTTTCAGCAGTTGAACGCGGTTACCATCAGTGGCGTACCGATGCCGGGCGTCGCGTTCGGGGATGCCTTGGGCGAGCTTGATCGTATTGCGTCTGAAGTTATGCCTGAAGGCTTCAGTGTTGATTATGCCGGTCAATCGAGGCAGCTCAAGCAAGAAGGGCAGCAACTGGTGGTTACCTTCTTCTTTGCGCTATTGGTGATTTTCCTGGTATTGGCGGCTCAGTTCGAGTCGTTCCGGGATAGCCTGATTATCATGGTCACCGTGCCGATGAGTATTTGTGGCGCCCTTATCTTTATTAGCATAGGGCTGACCAGTATCAACATTTACACTCAGGTTGGGCTGCTGGCGCTGATTGGTCTGATTGCCAAACACGGCATTCTGATCGTTGAGTTTGCCAATCAGCTTCAACAGGAAGGCAGGAACAAACGCGACGCAATCGAGGAAGCGACATCGATTCGTTTGCGGCCTATTCTGATGACTACCGCCGCAACCGTCCTGGGTATGGTGCCGCTGTTGATTGCGACGGGAGCAGGCGCCGGATCCCGCTTCGCGATGGGACTCGTGATCGCCAGCGGTATGACCATCGGGACGCTGTTTACGCTGTTTGTCATCCCGGCTGTCTACCTGTGGATGG
- a CDS encoding efflux RND transporter periplasmic adaptor subunit, which yields MTKRMIIMLVAVSIAFGLIFGWKAFGNYMMGQYFANMPEQAIATTASEVEALTWSRSTTAVGSFRAVNGAQLTTEVGGIVTEVHFENGEPVEEGQLLVSLDTETDRAELKRLEAAERLASLDLQRYQRLFEEGNSSESELQRRQSEAQQAQASLEAQKARIRQKMIRAPFAGLSGIRQVNVGQYVSAGSPVVAVQALDPIYLQFTLPARELATVSVQQPVSVRVDAYSNDTFTGEVTAIEPSINEATRSFTVQATLENPEQKLRPGMFGRVSLTMGEPREVKVLPQTAVQFDPYGNSVYVVYSDEEDKTRVKRRFIKTGEQRGDLVEVVDGLAVGEQIATSGLLKLSNNALVNINDDPALQPSSEQSPDTVNE from the coding sequence ATGACCAAACGAATGATCATAATGCTGGTGGCTGTAAGCATTGCTTTCGGTCTCATCTTTGGCTGGAAGGCGTTCGGCAATTACATGATGGGCCAGTATTTTGCCAACATGCCGGAGCAGGCCATTGCCACCACCGCCTCTGAGGTTGAGGCTTTGACCTGGAGCCGTTCAACAACGGCCGTGGGGTCGTTCAGAGCGGTGAATGGCGCACAGCTGACTACCGAAGTGGGTGGGATTGTCACCGAAGTACACTTTGAGAATGGTGAACCGGTGGAAGAGGGTCAACTACTGGTATCCCTGGATACTGAGACTGATCGAGCCGAACTCAAGCGCCTTGAAGCCGCAGAGCGGTTGGCGTCACTGGATTTGCAGCGCTATCAGCGGTTATTTGAGGAGGGCAACAGTTCCGAGTCGGAATTGCAGCGACGGCAGAGTGAAGCGCAGCAGGCTCAGGCCTCGCTGGAGGCACAGAAGGCCCGTATTCGTCAGAAAATGATCCGTGCGCCTTTTGCAGGGTTGTCGGGTATACGTCAGGTGAATGTCGGTCAGTATGTGTCGGCGGGCAGTCCGGTGGTGGCGGTCCAGGCGCTGGATCCCATTTATCTGCAGTTCACTTTGCCTGCCCGAGAGCTTGCCACGGTTTCTGTACAGCAGCCAGTGAGTGTTCGTGTGGATGCTTACAGCAATGACACATTCACAGGTGAAGTAACGGCCATTGAGCCTTCAATCAACGAAGCCACTCGCAGCTTTACGGTCCAGGCGACGCTGGAAAATCCAGAGCAGAAGCTGCGTCCGGGAATGTTTGGTCGGGTATCGCTGACCATGGGGGAGCCTCGAGAAGTGAAAGTGCTGCCCCAAACAGCAGTACAGTTCGATCCCTACGGTAATTCCGTGTACGTCGTTTACTCTGATGAGGAAGATAAAACTCGCGTCAAGCGTCGTTTCATCAAAACTGGCGAACAACGAGGAGATCTCGTAGAGGTTGTCGATGGGCTGGCGGTCGGTGAGCAAATCGCTACCTCAGGGCTGCTCAAGTTGAGCAACAATGCCTTGGTGAATATCAATGATGACCCCGCATTGCAGCCATCGTCTGAACAGAGCCCCGACACTGTTAACGAATAA